A single genomic interval of Syngnathoides biaculeatus isolate LvHL_M chromosome 1, ASM1980259v1, whole genome shotgun sequence harbors:
- the chd4a gene encoding chromodomain-helicase-DNA-binding protein 4a isoform X1, which produces MTFGGSLLVAGCSPANRKMERENNRFKENDEDEDISENETQKVMKKKKKAKKSRESKGSKRRSRREELPVSSPEHMDVAEGEADGGGGGGGGGGQAQRSDSEGSDYTPGRKKKKRASSSKEKKRSGAERSSSKKKEPEPEEEDEDDDDDDFSEPKSSSQLLENWGMEDIDHIFTEEDYRSLTNYKAFSQFVRPLIAAKNPKIAVSKMMMVLGAKWREFSTNNPLRGAAAANAALATANVPAAVDTMVAEAAPPPAAVVPAEPQQPPAPPLRKAKTKEGKGPNARKKSKASQKQEKKNNTKTKKVAPLKIKLGGFNSKRKRSSSEEDEPDVDSDFEDGSMNSVAVSEGSNSRIGRGKKKPSSKAKPKRKKTEDADGYETDHQDYCEVCQQGGEIILCDTCPRAYHMVCLDPDMEKAPEGTWSCPHCEKEGIQWEAKEEVSEGEEDNGDGGEMEEDDHHMEFCRVCKDGGELLCCDSCPSSYHIHCLNPPLPEIPNGEWICPRCLCPPMKGKVQKILTWQWGEPPPPTPVPRPPDLPADAPDPAPLAGRPEREFFAKWFNMSYWHCSWVTELQLELHCQVMFRNYQRKNDMDEPPPIDFGDGDEDKSDKRKNKDPIYAQLDEKFLRFGIKMEWLMIHRILNHSVDRKNNVHYLIKWRELAYDQATWEADDMDVPEFDAYKLQYWNHRELMMGDDGKPGKKIKVKGRVKRPDRPPENPVVDPTIKFERQPEYLDSTGGTLHPYQLEGLNWLRFSWAQGTDTILADEMGLGKTVQTAVFLYSLYKEGHSKGPFLVSAPLSTIINWEREFEMWAPDMYVVTYVGDKDSRAVIRENEFSFEDNAIRGGKKASRMKKDSSIKFHVLLTSYELITIDMAILGSIDWACLVVDEAHRLKNNQSKFFRVLNNYPLQHKLLLTGTPLQNNLEELFHLLNFLTPERFSNLEGFLEEFADIAKEDQIKKLHDMLGPHMLRRLKADVFKHMPSKTELILRVELSPQQKKYYKFILTRNFEALNTKGGGNQVSLLNVVMDLKKCCNHPFLFPGAAMEAPKLPNGMYDGSSLIKAAGKLMLLQKMMRKLKDGGHRVLIFSQMTKMLDLLEDFLENEGYKYERIDGSITGGMRQEAIDRFNAPGAQQFAFLLSTRAGGLGINLATADTVIIYDSDWNPHNDIQAFSRAHRIGQNKKVMIYRFVTKASVEERITQVAKKKMMLTHLVVRPGLGSKTGSMSKQELDDILKFGTEELFKDEGEGDNKEEDSSVIHYDDKAIDRLLDRNQDATDDTELQSMNEYLSSFKVAQYVVKDEDEEEEEVQREIIKQEESVDPDYWEKLLRHHYEQQQEDLARNLGKGKRIRKQVNYNDGSQEDRADWQDDQSDGQSDYSVASEEGDEDFDERSEANSRRPSRKGLRNDKDKPLPPLLARVGGNIEVLGFNSRQRKAFLNAVMRYGMPPQDAFTTQWLVRDLRGKSEKEFKAYVSLFMRHLCEPGADGAETFADGVPREGLSRQHVLTRIGVMSLIRKKVQEFEHVNGQWSLPWMAELEENKRAAQPDSPGKTPSTGTPADTQPNTPAAVDESKGDEAVRDGDRDVKKDGEADNNGRDAAKNAGEVIAIPDDDDDDDDKSPSEDKKADEAAEADKAANGEAESAKDGDGDKKSPRGRDDNGSPAEARSLGPESKSQDPDVKGEPFSNRTFGFSTTQPTKLRHQFFVLSFPPEDKSEKMDTTPPGDDKKAAKEEKADEAPKLQNGDAGKESAAAIEEKKKAKGRFMFNIADGGFTELHSLWQNEERAATVTKKTNEIWHRRHDYWLLAGIIQHGYARWQDIQNDVKFAILNEPFKGEMNRGNFLEIKNKFLARRFKLLEQALVIEEQLRRAAYLNMSEDPSHPSMALNTRFSEVECLAESHQHLSKESMSGNKPANAVLHKVLKQLEELLSDMKADVTRLPATIARIPPVAVRLQMSERNILSRLASRGPDTQTQAQTQQLSQQQQ; this is translated from the exons ATGACGTTTGGCGGCTCCCTCCTCGTGGCCGGCTGCTCGCCTGCCaacagaaaaatggaaagagaaaATAACCGTTTCAAAGAAA acgacgaggacgaggatATTTCGGAGAATGAGACTCAGAAggtgatgaagaaaaagaagaaggccaAGAAGAGCAGAGAGAGTAAAGGCAGCAAGAGGCGCTCACGCAGAGAG GAACTCCCCGTCAGCTCCCCCGAGCACATGGACGTGGCCGAGGGTgaggcggacggcggcggcggtgggggcggcggcggcggccaagCGCAGCGCTCCGACAGCGAGGGGAGCGACTACACGCCGGGgcgcaagaagaagaagcgggcCAGCAGCAGCAAAGAGAAGAAGCGCAGCGGGGCCGAGCGCAGTTCGTCCAAGAAGAAGGAGCCCGAgccggaggaggaagacgaggacgacgacgacgacgacttctCG GAGCCCAAGTCGTCGTCCCAGCTGCTGGAGAACTGGGGCATGGAAGACATCGATCACATTTTCACAGAGGAGGACTACCGCTCGCTGACAAACTACAAGGCCTTCAGTCAGTTTGTCAG GCCGCTCATCGCCGCCAAGAACCCCAAAATCGCCGTGTCCAAAATGATGATGGTTCTCGGCGCCAAGTGGCGGGAGTTCAGCACCAACAACCCCCTGAGGGGAGCCGCGGCCGCCAACGCCGCCCTGGCGACGGCAAACGTACCCGCCGCCGTCGACACCATGGTGGCCGAGGCCGCCCCGCCCCCCGCCGCCGTCGTCCCCGCGGAGCCCCAGCAGCCCCCCGCGCCGCCTCTCCGcaaggccaagaccaaagaaggcaaag GTCCCAACGCCCGCAAAAAGTCGAAAGCGTCGCAGAAACAAGAGAAAAAGAACAACACAAAGACCAAGAAAGTGGCTCCTCTTAAAATCAAGCTGGGAGGCTTCAACAGCAAGAGGAAACGCTCATCG AGCGAAGAGGACGAGCCCGACGTGGACAGCGACTTTGAGGACGGCAGCATGAACAGCGTCGCCGTCTCCGAAGGCTCCAACAGCCGCATCGGCCGCGGCAAAAAGAAGCCGTCGTCCAAGGCCAAGCCCAAGAGGAAGAAAA cCGAGGACGCGGACGGCTACGAGACGGACCACCAGGACTACTGCGAGGTGTGTCAGCAGGGCGGCGAGATCATCCTGTGCGACACGTGTCCAAGAGCCTACCACATGGTCTGCCTGGACCCTGACATGGAGAAAGCACCCGAGGGCACCTGGAGCTGTCCGCACTGC GAGAAGGAGGGCATCCAGTGGGAGGCCAAGGAGGAGGTGTCGGAAGGCGAGGAGGACAACGGCGACGGCGGCGAGATGGAGGAGGACGACCACCACATGGAGTTCTGCAGGGTGTGCAAGGACGGAGGCGAGCTCCTCTGCTGCGACTCGTGCCCGTCGTCCTACCACATCCACTGCCTCAACCCCCCGCTGCCCGAGATCCCCAACGGGGAGTGGATCTGCCCGCGCTGCCTG TGCCCCCCCATGAAAGGGAAGGTCCAGAAGATCTTGACGTGGCAGTGGGGAGAACCTCCTCCCCCGACGCCCGTACCCCGGCCGCCGGACCTCCCGGCGGACGCGCCCGACCCCGCCCCGCTGGCAGGGCGGCCCGAGCGAGAGTTCTTCGCCAAGTGGTTCAACATGTCCTACTGGCACTGCTCTTGGGTGACCGAGCTGCAG CTGGAGCTCCACTGTCAGGTGATGTTCAGGAACTACCAGAGGAAGAACGACATGGACGAACCGCCGCCCATCGACTTTGGCGACGGCGATGAAGACAAGAGCGACAAGAGGAAGAACAAGGACCCCATTTACGCACAGCTGGACGAGAAGTTCCTCCGGTTTGGAATTAAGATGGAATGGCTGATGATCCACCGCATCCTCAACCACAG CGTGGACCGAAAGAACAACGTGCACTACCTGATCAAGTGGCGAGAGCTGGCGTACGACCAGGCCACCTGGGAGGCGGACGACATGGACGTTCCCGAGTTCGACGCGTACAAGCTGCAGTACTGGAACCACAG AGAGCTCATGATGGGTGACGACGGCAAGCCCGGGAAGAAGATCAAGGTGAAAGGACGCGTGAAGCGCCCCGACAGACCGCCGGAGAACCCCGTTGTCGAT CCCACCATCAAGTTTGAGCGCCAGCCCGAGTACCTGGACAGCACGGGCGGCACGCTGCACCCCTACCAGTTGGAGGGCCTCAACTGGCTGCGCTTTTCCTGGGCGCAGGGGACCGACACCATCTTGGCGGACGAGATGGGGCTGGGAAAGACCGTCCAGACCGCCGTCTTCCTCTACTCGCTGTACAAAGAG GGTCACTCCAAGGGTCCCTTCCTCGTCAGCGCGCCACTTTCCACCATCATCAACTGGGAGAGGGAGTTTGAGATGTGGGCGCCCGACATGTACGTGGTGACGTACGTGGGGGACAAGGACAGCAGGGCCGTCATCAGGGAGAACGAGTTCTCCTTCGAGGACAACGCCATCCGGGGAGGGAAGAAAGCCTCCAGGATGAAG AAAGATTCATCCATCAAGTTCCACGTCTTGCTGACATCCTACGAGCTGATCACCATCGACATGGCCATCCTGGGCTCCATCGACTGGGCCTGTTTGGTGGTGGACGAGGCTCATAGGCTGAAGAACAACCAGTCCAAG TTTTTCCGCGTCTTGAACAACTACCCCCTCCaacacaagctgctgctcaCCGGAACGCCGCTGCAGAACAACTTGGAAGAACTTTTCCACCTGCTCAACTTCCTCACGCCGGAGAGGTTCAG CAACCTGGAGGGCTTCCTGGAGGAGTTCGCCGACATCGCCAAAGAGGACCAGATCAAGAAGCTGCACGACATGCTGGGCCCGCACATGCTCAGGAGGCTCAAGGCGGACGTCTTCAAGCACATGCCCTCCAAGACGGAGCTCATCCTCCGCGTGGAGCTCAGCCCGCAGCAAAAGAAATACTACAAATTCATCCTGACCAGGAACTTTGAAGCTCTCAACACCAAAGGAGGCGGCAACCAGGTTTCGCTGCTCAATGTGGTCATGGACCTGAAGAAGTGCTGCAACCACCCCTTCCTCTTCCCCGGAGCGGCAATGGAGGCCCCCAAGTTGCCCAACGGGATGTACGACGGCAGCTCGCTCATCAAGGCGGCCGGGAAGCTGATGCTGTTGCAGAAGATGATGCGGAAGCTGAAGGACGGAGGACACCGAGTGCTCATCTTCTCACAGATGACCAAGATGTTGGACCTCCTGGAGGACTTCCTGGAGAACGAGGGCTACAAGTACGAGCGCATCGACGGCAGCATCACGGGAGGGATGAGACAGGAGGCCATCGACCGCTTCAACGCTCCCGGCGCTCAGCAGTTCGCCTTCCTACTGTCCACCAGGGCCGGAGGTCTGGGGATCAACCTCGCCACCGCCGACACCGTCATCATCTACGACTCGGACTGGAATCCTCACAATGACATCCAGGCGTTCAGCAGAGCTCATCGAATCGGTCAGAACAAAAAAGTCATGATCTACCGCTTCGTCACCAAGGCCTCAGTGGAGGAGAGGATCACGCAGGTGgccaagaagaagatgatgctCACCCACCTGGTGGTCCGGCCCGGACTCGGCTCCAAGACGGGCTCCATGTCCAAGCAGGAACTGGACGACATTCTCAAGTTCGGCACCGAGGAGCTCTTCAAAGACGAGGGCGAGGGCGACAACAAGGAGGAGGACAGCAGCGTCATCCACTACGACGACAAGGCCATCGACCGGCTGCTGGACAGGAACCAGGACGCCACCGACGACACGGAGCTGCAGAGCATGAACGAGTACCTGAGCTCCTTCAAGGTGGCGCAGTACGTGGTGAAGGacgaggatgaagaggaggaggaggtgcagCGCGAgatcatcaagcaggaggagAGCGTGGACCCCGACTACTGGGAGAAGTTGTTGCGCCACCATTacgagcagcagcaggaggactTGGCCCGCAACCTGGGAAAGGGCAAGCGCATCCGCAAGCAGGTCAACTACAACGACGGCTCGCAGGAGGACAGAGCCGACTGGCAGGACGACCAGTCGGACGGCCAGTCGGATTACTCCGTGGCGTCCGAGGAGGGAGACGAGGACTTTGACGAGCGATCGGAAG CCAATTCACGCAGACCGAGCAGGAAGGGGCTGAGGAACGACAAAGACAAGCCACTGCCCCCCCTGCTGGCCAGGGTGGGAGGCAACATTGAG GTGCTGGGCTTCAACTCCCGGCAGAGGAAGGCCTTCCTGAACGCGGTGATGCGTTACGGCATGCCGCCGCAGGACGCCTTCACCACGCAGTGGTTGGTCCGAGACCTGCGAGGGAAGTCGGAGAAAGAGTTCAAGGCCTACGTGTCTCTGTTCATGCGGCACCTCTGCGAACCCGGCGCCGACGGCGCCGAGACCTTCGCCGACGGCGTCCCCAGGGAAGGGCTGTCGCGGCAACACGTGCTCACGCGCATCGGCGTCATGTCGCTCATCCGCAAGAAGGTTCAGGAGTTCGAGCACGTCAACGGCCAGTGGTCGCTGCCGTGGATGGCCGAGCTGGAGGAGAACAAGCGGGCCGCTCAGCCCGACTCGCCCGGGAAGACGCCGTCCACGGGGACGCCCGCCGACACGCAGCCCAACACGCCCGCTGCGGTCGACGAGTCGAAAGGCGACGAGGCCGTCAGGGACGGAGACAGAGACGTGAAGAAAGACGGCGAGGCCGACAACAACGGCAGAGACGCCGCAAAGAACGCCGGCGAAGTCATCGCCATCCccgacgatgacgacgacgacgacgacaagagTCCGTCAGAGGACAAGAAGGCGGACGAGGCCGCCGAAGCCGACAAGGCCGCCAACGGAGAAGCCGAGAGCGCCAAGGACGGCGATGGCGACAAGAAGAGTCCGCGAGGCAGAGACGACAACGGCTCTCCTGCGGAGGCCAGGAGCCTCGGACCCGAGTCCAAAAGTCAAGACCCTGACGTCAAAGGTGAACCTTTTTCAAATCGCACTTTTGGGTTTTCAACAACACAGCCTACGAAGCTCCGACATCAATTTTTCGTTTTGTCGTTTCCCCCAGAAGACAAATCCGAGAAGATGGACACGACTCCGCCCGGAGACGACAAGAAAG CCGCCAAAGAGGAGAAAGCCGACGAGGCCCCCAAGCTGCAGAACGGCGACGCCGGTAAGGAGAGCGCCGCCGCCAtcgaggagaagaagaaggccaAGGGTCGCTTCATGTTCAACATTGCCGACGGCGGATTCACAG AGCTTCACTCGCTATGGCAAAACGAAGAGCGTGCCGCCACAGTCACCAAAAAGACCAACGAGATCTGGCACCGTCGCCATGACTACTGGCTGCTCGCCGGAATCATCCA ACACGGCTACGCCCGCTGGCAGGACATCCAGAACGACGTCAAGTTCGCCATCCTCAACGAGCCTTTCAAAGGCGAGATGAACCGCGGCAACTTCCTGGAGATCAAGAACAAGTTCCTGGCCAGGAGGTTCAAG CTCTTGGAGCAGGCGCTGGTGATCGAGGAGCAGCTGCGTCGCGCCGCCTACCTCAACATGTCGGAGGACCCCTCGCACC